Proteins from one Niallia circulans genomic window:
- a CDS encoding DUF47 domain-containing protein, which yields MVFKKQDKFAVLLNNIATNLKEGADYFADFKISNVTDLKTFSETMKEIETKGDTYIHDVITELNKAFITPIEREDILALSMSMDDVLDGLEHSAALFEMYNITTADEFMNRFAEAIKSCGVEIQKSVELLSTKKLPKIREYAIRIKDTESKCDGILRQSIKHLFSVEKDPIRIIQYKEIYENLEDVADYCQNVANTLESIIMKNA from the coding sequence ATGGTTTTCAAAAAACAAGATAAATTCGCTGTACTTTTAAATAACATTGCAACGAACTTAAAGGAAGGCGCTGACTACTTCGCAGATTTCAAAATCAGCAACGTAACTGATTTAAAGACGTTTTCCGAAACCATGAAAGAAATTGAAACAAAAGGTGATACATACATCCATGATGTAATTACTGAATTAAATAAAGCTTTCATCACTCCGATTGAAAGAGAAGATATTCTTGCACTGTCCATGAGCATGGATGATGTTCTAGATGGCCTTGAGCACAGCGCAGCATTATTTGAAATGTACAATATTACAACTGCTGATGAATTTATGAACCGTTTTGCAGAAGCAATCAAAAGCTGTGGAGTTGAAATTCAAAAATCAGTTGAACTTCTGTCTACAAAAAAACTACCAAAAATCAGAGAATATGCAATTCGTATTAAAGATACAGAATCTAAATGTGACGGCATCCTTCGCCAATCCATTAAGCATTTGTTCTCAGTCGAAAAAGATCCAATTCGCATTATTCAATATAAAGAAATTTACGAAAACCTGGAAGACGTTGCAGATTACTGCCAAAACGTTGCCAACACACTTGAAAGCATCATAATGAAGAATGCGTAA
- a CDS encoding inorganic phosphate transporter codes for MDMILFVTILIVFFALAFDFINGFHDTANAIATSVSTKALKPRHAIILAAIMNFVGAMTFTGVAKTITKDIVDPFTLANGSTVILAALIAAIFWNLLTWYLGIPSSSSHAIIGSIAGAAIASSGFEALNYSGFMKIIQALIISPIIAFVIGYIVYTLFKIFFKDLNLTKTNRRFRYFQIFTAALQSYTHGTNDAQKAMGIITMALIANGYLTTSDIPHWVQFACAAAMGLGTSVGGWRIIKTVGGNIMKIRPVNGVAADITGAMIIFGATYIHLPVSTTHVISSSILGVGASHRLKGVKWGTAQRMLITWVITLPISATVAALVYYVLNLFL; via the coding sequence ATGGATATGATTTTATTTGTAACAATTCTAATCGTCTTTTTTGCTTTGGCATTCGACTTCATTAACGGCTTCCATGATACAGCAAATGCAATTGCTACATCTGTATCAACAAAAGCCTTAAAGCCAAGGCATGCCATCATTTTGGCTGCAATCATGAACTTTGTTGGTGCAATGACCTTTACAGGTGTGGCAAAAACCATTACAAAGGATATCGTTGACCCATTCACATTGGCTAACGGTTCGACAGTTATATTGGCAGCATTAATCGCTGCTATTTTCTGGAATCTTTTGACATGGTATCTTGGAATACCAAGCAGTTCTTCTCATGCCATCATTGGATCAATCGCTGGTGCTGCCATTGCCTCTTCTGGCTTTGAAGCACTTAATTATTCTGGTTTCATGAAAATAATCCAAGCTTTGATTATTTCACCAATCATCGCTTTCGTTATCGGTTATATCGTTTATACACTTTTCAAGATTTTCTTTAAAGATTTAAACTTAACAAAAACAAACCGCAGATTCCGTTATTTCCAAATTTTCACTGCGGCATTGCAATCATATACACATGGTACAAACGATGCTCAAAAAGCAATGGGTATTATTACAATGGCCCTTATTGCTAATGGCTATTTAACAACAAGTGACATTCCTCATTGGGTTCAATTTGCCTGTGCGGCAGCAATGGGTCTTGGAACATCTGTCGGTGGCTGGAGAATCATTAAAACAGTTGGCGGAAACATCATGAAGATCCGTCCTGTAAACGGGGTTGCTGCAGACATAACTGGTGCGATGATTATCTTCGGTGCAACATACATCCACCTGCCTGTCAGCACAACACATGTTATCTCTTCCTCTATTCTTGGAGTTGGTGCATCACACCGTCTAAAAGGGGTTAAATGGGGTACAGCACAAAGAATGCTGATTACTTGGGTAATTACCCTTCCTATTTCTGCAACTGTTGCAGCATTAGTATATTATGTACTGAATCTGTTCCTATAA
- a CDS encoding LacI family DNA-binding transcriptional regulator: protein MGNIKKIAELSGVSVTTVSRVLNNHPYVKEDKRKAVLETINKLNYSQNLNAVHLSRGKTSMIGVMVPYIAVPYYGNLLDGIGEAALKNNYSINLFQTNYDEKKEMEALEKLKSKQVDGMIICSHTANMDIIRKYAEEHPIIVCEKVAEKNIAAVYIDHYSAFRQGIDFLHENGYKKIGYCVNRAKSLNSKLREKAFYEGLAELGLHVAKEWVFDSCLSIEDGKRVVKELLELEDRPNALLVTSDQVAAGIMTEARRHKLNIPEDLALLSYDNHPISEALELTTMDLPIVEMGRRSFQLFQQLQEQKQETPIELKAKLVIRSTV from the coding sequence ATGGGAAATATAAAAAAAATCGCAGAATTATCAGGAGTGTCTGTTACAACCGTATCACGTGTATTAAATAACCATCCTTATGTTAAAGAAGACAAAAGAAAAGCAGTCCTTGAGACGATTAATAAATTAAATTACAGTCAAAATTTAAATGCTGTCCATCTTTCTCGTGGCAAGACAAGCATGATCGGTGTTATGGTGCCTTATATTGCAGTCCCTTATTATGGAAACCTATTAGATGGCATTGGAGAGGCAGCATTAAAGAATAATTACAGTATCAATCTTTTTCAGACTAATTATGATGAGAAAAAAGAAATGGAAGCGCTCGAGAAGTTAAAAAGCAAGCAGGTGGATGGCATGATTATTTGTTCCCACACTGCAAATATGGACATTATCCGCAAATATGCAGAAGAGCATCCAATCATTGTTTGTGAGAAGGTTGCAGAAAAGAATATTGCAGCAGTGTATATTGACCATTACAGCGCTTTCAGACAAGGTATTGATTTTCTCCATGAGAATGGCTACAAAAAAATCGGCTATTGTGTGAACAGAGCGAAAAGCTTAAACAGCAAGCTAAGAGAAAAGGCATTTTATGAAGGCTTAGCTGAGCTAGGTTTGCATGTGGCTAAAGAATGGGTGTTTGATAGCTGCTTGTCGATAGAGGATGGGAAAAGAGTCGTCAAGGAACTTTTAGAATTAGAGGACAGACCAAATGCACTGCTTGTAACGAGTGACCAGGTAGCTGCCGGAATAATGACAGAAGCGAGGCGGCACAAGCTTAATATTCCAGAGGATTTAGCATTGTTAAGCTATGATAACCATCCGATTTCAGAAGCGCTTGAGCTGACCACAATGGATCTTCCAATTGTCGAGATGGGAAGGCGTTCGTTCCAACTTTTTCAGCAGCTGCAGGAGCAGAAACAGGAAACTCCAATTGAGCTGAAGGCAAAGCTTGTCATCCGTTCCACCGTATGA
- a CDS encoding YitT family protein, whose translation MSEKIGAILIGSLLIGIGVNGFLVPHHLLDGGLIGIGLILHYHYEIPTGLSMILVSIPIYIIIWFYNKRYIAYGLIGFLISSGMIDVFSFMRETFSTNIIISSVIGGSIIGIGIGIMLRFDTSTGGTDMLAQMLANIFRFPVGIIIFIIDGLVLLGGLKIVGLSVLAASFLTIISVAIFTTILTKKIASA comes from the coding sequence ATGTCTGAGAAAATCGGCGCTATATTAATTGGCAGTCTTCTTATTGGAATTGGTGTTAATGGCTTTTTAGTTCCGCATCATCTTCTTGACGGCGGCCTGATTGGGATAGGGCTCATCCTTCATTATCATTATGAAATCCCGACAGGTTTGTCGATGATTCTAGTCAGCATACCAATTTATATCATTATATGGTTTTACAATAAACGATATATAGCCTATGGATTAATAGGTTTCTTAATTTCATCTGGTATGATTGACGTGTTTTCTTTTATGCGCGAAACATTCTCTACTAATATTATCATAAGCTCTGTAATTGGCGGGAGTATCATTGGAATTGGCATTGGGATAATGCTCCGATTTGATACGAGTACTGGCGGAACTGATATGCTTGCACAGATGCTTGCAAACATCTTCAGATTTCCTGTAGGCATCATTATATTTATAATAGATGGACTCGTCTTGTTAGGCGGATTAAAGATTGTTGGACTTTCCGTTTTAGCTGCTTCATTTTTAACGATTATATCTGTCGCCATCTTCACTACAATACTTACAAAAAAAATAGCTTCTGCATAA
- a CDS encoding ATP-binding protein, whose protein sequence is MKINSYIRKSISRQFMALICFFILLFLLGGLVLVYLQDSVNNEYVNNRKELVEKQATVRQIETKLNSAMFNVRGYFAYNNENLKESALSQQADVAKLINELDKMVTTEEDIRFSTELSSFYHFYFDEAMPEAIAYFESGDNDAVASIANNGATDRINTFQQLQTSYLQSVSKSLTDEVSKLTSHIAMLQVAFLIYIIIVLAIVLLLGRMMVRRIGKPLTDFALTANEVAKGNEAEITLVKNREDELATLSTAFEQMYLSIQEKEQDLLAQNEELQAQQDELQAQQFELEKVLETVQLNEDALMRRNRFINGLSSSLDKQEVLESIIINMCDVVRADRGIIIEVESSAFAAYGISNEGAEQFTRHLYTGMFHRLEMEKSPFTIVRDLHISEKGYHLETGKVHDLYVPIIAASGGISAIMMLSRFACGFTEMEMEEFIALAKQIGISLDKIHLFEQTEKDRILNRDILNNVQEGIQLVSTKGDIIHANSKFYEIMSDKGKLEILGGQKWQEWTGKLQENLEDTDALISYIKQSMEDSQTESFIYKLREDRIVKVYSEHLYRGDEKFGTVFVYRDITMEYEVDKMKSEFVSTVSHELRTPLASILGFTELIINRDLKPDRQKKYLNTIYGETKRLTSLINDFLDVQRMEAGKQTYEKKYIELLPILERVVENQEVNITKHQINIHNSQKNTFILGDRSKIEQAFTNIINNAIKYSPDGGNIDISIYQEDGYLKVAVKDQGLGIPETALDKLFTKFYRIDNSDRRKIGGTGLGLAIVKEIMLAHEGDITINSEYGKGSTFIMSFPSVEWNMETSAKDVTDEKVRYKVMVVEDDYSLAELIIQELQESDFHAFYSKNGIEGLKKMEEVQPDALVLDIMLEDNKMDGWDIMKAMKSSENMKNIPIVVSTALDEKEKGIALGANDYLVKPYPPSQLSRSIMQTLLKMGKIGQVLIPEEQE, encoded by the coding sequence ATGAAGATTAATTCCTATATTAGAAAAAGCATATCAAGGCAATTTATGGCCTTAATATGCTTTTTCATTCTATTGTTTTTATTAGGTGGGCTTGTACTAGTTTATTTACAGGATTCTGTTAACAATGAATATGTTAATAACCGCAAAGAGCTTGTTGAAAAGCAGGCGACGGTAAGACAGATAGAAACAAAGCTGAACAGCGCTATGTTTAATGTCAGAGGGTATTTTGCCTATAATAATGAGAATTTAAAGGAGTCAGCACTAAGCCAGCAAGCTGATGTTGCTAAGCTGATCAATGAATTAGATAAAATGGTGACAACAGAGGAGGATATTCGTTTTTCAACAGAACTCTCGTCCTTCTATCATTTTTACTTTGATGAAGCTATGCCTGAAGCTATTGCTTACTTTGAGTCTGGTGATAATGATGCTGTTGCTTCCATTGCCAATAATGGTGCAACGGATAGAATTAATACTTTTCAGCAGTTGCAAACAAGCTATCTTCAATCGGTATCTAAGTCGCTGACGGATGAAGTAAGTAAGCTTACAAGTCATATTGCCATGCTGCAAGTCGCTTTTCTTATATATATCATTATCGTTTTAGCAATAGTGTTACTTCTCGGCAGAATGATGGTAAGAAGAATTGGCAAACCATTAACAGATTTTGCACTTACAGCAAATGAAGTAGCTAAAGGAAATGAAGCAGAAATTACACTTGTTAAAAATCGGGAAGATGAATTGGCGACATTGTCTACTGCATTTGAACAGATGTATTTAAGCATTCAAGAAAAAGAACAAGATTTACTTGCCCAAAATGAAGAGCTGCAGGCACAGCAGGATGAACTGCAGGCACAGCAATTTGAATTGGAAAAGGTACTTGAGACTGTTCAGTTAAATGAAGATGCATTAATGCGCAGAAATAGGTTTATTAATGGTTTGTCAAGCTCTCTTGATAAGCAGGAGGTGCTTGAGAGCATCATTATAAATATGTGTGACGTTGTTCGTGCTGACAGAGGAATTATTATAGAGGTTGAAAGCAGTGCCTTTGCAGCATACGGTATTTCCAATGAAGGAGCAGAGCAATTTACAAGACATCTTTATACTGGGATGTTTCATCGCCTTGAAATGGAGAAATCACCTTTTACAATCGTAAGGGATTTGCATATATCTGAAAAAGGCTACCACCTTGAAACAGGAAAAGTACATGATCTTTATGTGCCAATAATAGCAGCTTCTGGCGGTATTTCAGCGATTATGATGCTTAGCAGATTTGCTTGTGGCTTCACAGAAATGGAAATGGAAGAGTTTATTGCTTTGGCAAAACAAATCGGAATTTCTTTAGATAAGATTCATTTATTCGAACAAACAGAAAAGGATAGAATCTTGAACAGAGATATTCTTAACAACGTCCAAGAAGGCATCCAATTAGTGAGCACTAAAGGTGACATCATTCATGCGAACAGCAAGTTTTATGAAATTATGTCTGATAAGGGCAAGCTAGAGATTCTTGGTGGGCAGAAGTGGCAGGAATGGACAGGAAAGCTGCAAGAAAATCTAGAGGATACAGATGCGTTAATCTCCTATATCAAACAGTCGATGGAGGATTCTCAAACAGAGTCATTCATTTATAAATTAAGGGAAGATAGGATAGTTAAAGTATACAGTGAGCATTTATACAGAGGGGACGAAAAATTCGGGACTGTTTTTGTCTACAGAGACATCACGATGGAGTATGAAGTGGACAAAATGAAGTCTGAGTTTGTCAGCACTGTTAGTCATGAGCTTCGTACACCGCTTGCAAGTATACTTGGATTTACTGAGCTAATTATAAACCGTGATTTGAAGCCTGATAGACAGAAAAAGTATTTGAACACAATATATGGAGAAACAAAAAGATTAACTTCTTTAATTAATGACTTCCTTGATGTTCAACGAATGGAAGCAGGCAAACAGACATATGAGAAAAAATATATTGAATTGCTTCCAATCTTAGAAAGAGTTGTTGAGAACCAAGAGGTTAATATTACAAAGCATCAAATTAATATCCACAATTCACAAAAGAATACGTTTATCCTTGGTGACAGATCAAAAATCGAGCAGGCATTCACAAATATTATTAATAATGCCATCAAGTATTCTCCTGACGGCGGTAATATAGATATCAGCATCTATCAAGAGGATGGATACCTGAAGGTTGCTGTGAAGGATCAAGGCTTGGGAATTCCAGAAACAGCCCTTGATAAGCTGTTTACAAAGTTTTATAGAATAGATAATTCAGACCGTCGTAAAATTGGCGGTACTGGTTTGGGATTAGCAATTGTTAAGGAAATCATGCTAGCACATGAAGGAGATATAACGATTAACTCCGAATATGGCAAAGGCAGCACATTCATCATGAGCTTCCCGAGTGTTGAGTGGAATATGGAGACATCTGCAAAGGATGTAACAGACGAAAAGGTCCGTTATAAAGTAATGGTAGTGGAAGATGACTACAGCTTGGCAGAGCTTATTATTCAAGAGCTGCAAGAAAGCGACTTCCATGCCTTCTATTCAAAAAATGGAATAGAAGGCCTGAAGAAAATGGAGGAAGTGCAGCCTGATGCCCTCGTTCTTGACATCATGCTAGAAGACAACAAAATGGATGGCTGGGATATTATGAAAGCAATGAAGAGTTCAGAGAATATGAAAAATATCCCCATCGTTGTTTCCACTGCATTAGATGAAAAGGAAAAGGGAATAGCACTTGGCGCAAATGATTATTTGGTTAAACCATATCCGCCGAGCCAGCTTTCTCGTTCCATCATGCAAACATTACTGAAAATGGGCAAAATCGGGCAAGTTTTAATCCCAGAAGAGCAAGAATAG
- a CDS encoding response regulator transcription factor, whose amino-acid sequence MKRILLAEDEDVLRMLIVDTLEDEDYTVDEAPDGEEALQLIEKHDYDLIILDYMMPIMTGLEVIQKVRANEAKKHLKIMMLSAKNQASEQNYILEVGADYFMAKPFSPLALLDKVGDILDED is encoded by the coding sequence ATGAAGAGAATATTGTTGGCTGAAGATGAAGATGTTTTGAGAATGTTAATCGTAGACACACTTGAAGATGAAGATTATACAGTTGATGAAGCGCCAGATGGGGAAGAGGCTCTCCAACTGATTGAAAAGCATGACTATGACTTAATAATATTAGATTATATGATGCCAATTATGACTGGGTTGGAAGTAATCCAAAAGGTAAGGGCTAATGAAGCGAAAAAGCATTTGAAAATAATGATGCTGTCAGCGAAAAATCAAGCATCGGAACAAAATTATATATTGGAAGTCGGAGCAGATTACTTTATGGCGAAGCCTTTTAGTCCGCTCGCATTACTAGACAAAGTAGGGGATATTCTTGATGAAGATTAA
- a CDS encoding glycosyltransferase family 2 protein has product MVLIITFYTAILIVSMVQLRREYQLNREQSFEDIANGLYTKPVSIIVPAYNEEAGIIPSIRSLLSVDYPQYEIIVVNDGSKDQTLQKVIDYYDMEQVQKVVRKQVETKPIKAIYQSKLLPRLFLIDKDNGGKADALNVGLNFSNYPYICSLDGDSVLESDAFLKVMKPIMDSNEEVVASGGSIRIANGCKIKDGNILEIGLSNHPLVIMQIIEYLRAFLMGRIGLSKHNLLLIISGAFGVFSKQWVIKAGGYQTDTVGEDMELVVRIHRILKESKVNKRIVYVPDPVCWTEVPEDIKFLRRQRRRWHRGLFESLWNHRKLTFNPKYGSIGMISFPYFWLIEFFGPIVEVLGYIYAVIAIFFGGIYLEFAILIFLLSCIYGSIFSMAAVLLEEWSLRKYPKVTHLLKLFFFSLTESLWYRPLTVFWRCEGIFQLIKGEKSWGDMSRKGVSK; this is encoded by the coding sequence ATGGTTCTAATTATAACTTTTTACACAGCAATTCTTATCGTATCAATGGTGCAGCTTCGCAGAGAATATCAACTTAATAGGGAGCAATCCTTTGAGGACATAGCAAATGGGCTGTACACAAAGCCTGTTTCTATCATTGTTCCTGCATACAATGAAGAGGCGGGAATCATACCGAGTATTCGCTCGTTGCTTAGTGTTGATTACCCTCAATATGAGATTATTGTTGTAAACGACGGCTCGAAGGACCAGACACTGCAAAAGGTGATTGATTATTATGATATGGAGCAGGTTCAAAAGGTTGTCCGCAAGCAAGTGGAAACAAAGCCGATCAAGGCAATTTATCAATCAAAGCTTTTGCCAAGGCTATTCTTGATAGATAAGGATAATGGAGGGAAGGCAGATGCTTTAAATGTAGGCCTGAACTTTTCTAACTATCCTTATATATGCTCCCTTGATGGCGATTCTGTACTTGAAAGTGATGCTTTCCTGAAGGTGATGAAGCCAATTATGGACAGCAATGAAGAGGTAGTGGCTTCAGGCGGAAGTATCCGAATTGCCAATGGCTGTAAGATTAAGGACGGAAATATATTGGAGATTGGTTTATCTAACCATCCTCTTGTTATTATGCAAATTATTGAATATTTAAGAGCCTTCTTAATGGGCAGAATTGGTCTAAGCAAACATAATTTATTATTAATAATATCCGGTGCTTTCGGCGTGTTTTCTAAACAATGGGTAATTAAGGCTGGCGGCTATCAAACAGATACGGTTGGTGAGGATATGGAGCTTGTTGTCCGTATTCACCGAATATTAAAGGAATCAAAGGTCAATAAACGAATTGTCTATGTTCCTGATCCTGTTTGCTGGACAGAGGTTCCTGAGGATATTAAATTCCTAAGAAGACAGCGGCGCAGATGGCATAGAGGATTGTTTGAGAGTCTCTGGAATCACAGAAAACTGACATTCAATCCGAAGTATGGAAGCATCGGCATGATTTCCTTCCCGTATTTTTGGTTGATTGAGTTTTTCGGTCCAATTGTAGAAGTATTAGGATATATATATGCTGTTATTGCCATTTTCTTTGGTGGTATTTATTTAGAATTTGCCATTTTAATATTTTTATTATCCTGTATATATGGATCGATTTTTTCAATGGCAGCAGTTTTATTGGAGGAATGGAGCCTTCGCAAGTATCCAAAGGTAACACATTTGCTGAAGCTGTTTTTCTTTTCGCTAACAGAGTCACTCTGGTACAGGCCATTAACCGTTTTTTGGCGCTGTGAAGGGATATTCCAGCTCATTAAAGGTGAGAAGTCTTGGGGAGACATGAGTCGTAAAGGAGTATCTAAATGA
- a CDS encoding HEAT repeat domain-containing protein: MAKEIILLAVVAAGSILILLVLLAYLVIRKVLENSRRKQINDIKENIAQDVFLTLQDKRNELVFTAESLLEKEALEELLTKYTEVLEGEQEKASLRELAAANLTDYYRKNVTARKWSTRMNTLYHIESFHLEMLKDELIILAEADSKQSKEEKIQIYRILASFQYDGIFLLINKQEYLAEKDFRSILTRLDQDIFASMLEQFDECVEELKLAILDVMGVRKELEYIRFLEDVFNSYEGELRLRALKAISNIGIVPSIDTYLPLCQSDVWQERMMAGRLLGFVKGDTALSLLKELLHDRSWWVRSQAAESIMKFKNGTIVLEDVLQHSTDPFARDMAWEWINKGLIKGAN; encoded by the coding sequence GTGGCGAAGGAGATTATTTTATTAGCAGTTGTGGCTGCAGGTTCCATTCTGATCTTGCTTGTGCTCCTTGCCTATCTAGTAATTAGAAAGGTATTAGAAAACAGCAGGCGTAAACAGATAAACGACATAAAGGAAAATATAGCACAGGATGTCTTTCTGACGCTTCAGGACAAACGTAATGAGCTTGTCTTTACTGCTGAATCATTACTTGAAAAGGAGGCGCTTGAAGAGCTTCTTACAAAGTATACGGAAGTACTTGAGGGTGAACAGGAGAAGGCAAGCCTAAGAGAGTTAGCTGCAGCTAACTTGACAGATTATTATCGAAAAAACGTAACTGCTCGAAAATGGAGCACGCGTATGAATACACTTTATCATATCGAAAGCTTCCATCTTGAAATGTTAAAAGATGAATTGATTATTTTGGCTGAGGCAGATTCTAAGCAATCGAAGGAGGAAAAGATCCAAATATACCGGATTCTTGCTTCTTTCCAGTATGATGGTATCTTTTTACTTATCAATAAACAGGAATACTTAGCAGAAAAGGATTTTCGAAGTATATTGACAAGACTGGACCAAGATATCTTTGCGAGCATGCTTGAGCAGTTTGATGAATGTGTGGAAGAGCTTAAGCTGGCAATTCTTGACGTAATGGGTGTTAGGAAGGAGCTTGAGTATATTCGATTTTTGGAAGATGTGTTTAACTCCTATGAAGGAGAGCTAAGACTAAGAGCTTTAAAGGCCATTTCTAATATTGGAATTGTACCAAGCATAGATACTTATTTGCCATTATGTCAATCAGATGTTTGGCAGGAAAGAATGATGGCTGGAAGGCTGCTTGGATTTGTTAAGGGAGATACCGCTTTATCACTCTTAAAGGAGCTGCTCCATGATAGGTCATGGTGGGTTAGGTCTCAAGCAGCTGAATCAATTATGAAATTTAAGAATGGAACGATAGTGCTTGAAGATGTGCTTCAGCATTCAACAGATCCCTTTGCAAGAGATATGGCTTGGGAATGGATCAATAAAGGTCTTATAAAAGGAGCTAATTAA
- a CDS encoding response regulator: protein MIFDKYKSILITKMKNQLTGWFDNNEQALIENRDVYRFLHSIKGTSGTLELDLLYSISSELLAKVENRKSPWSIQELRDFLNGLMEISYEYEHFHEEIGKTPDLRDGDAPLIQIIDDDISLLIFLKDKLESKGWMVIANTTAEKAIEQYYNMHPDCIIIDINLPEQSGFEVLSVIQKHTNRAFIPKIMCSIKTDRDSRIAAYKKGADDFIEKPIDVEEFLIRVERHLERKKIFDQSVLIDELTQVYNRKFLKDSYSRFISDMARLNANGTIAVLDIDYFKRVNDTYGHIVGDKVLMEFAQFLKKSIRSTDTLFRYGGEEFVILFQRATETEIKEVLERMLEEFSQIDFKDGEQTFRLTFSAGIYRIENKEIGLQSAIKTADEALYLAKESGRARVETANKLKISKATKQLNVSIVDDDALIRSILINIFSSLEFDNISLDVKAYEDGMQFLDSNRLTQNGVHFLILDGIMPVMDGLEILQIVKKSQYRNNVHVLMLTGRKSENDIAEALKLGADDYVTKPFSLTELQARIVRLIKRMV, encoded by the coding sequence ATGATTTTCGATAAATATAAAAGCATATTGATTACGAAGATGAAAAATCAGCTTACAGGTTGGTTTGATAATAATGAGCAAGCATTGATTGAAAACAGGGATGTTTATCGGTTTTTGCATTCTATTAAAGGAACATCTGGAACACTGGAGCTTGATTTGCTTTACAGCATTTCCTCAGAGCTGCTTGCAAAGGTGGAAAATAGAAAAAGTCCGTGGTCCATTCAGGAGTTAAGAGACTTTTTGAACGGCCTTATGGAAATTAGCTATGAATACGAACATTTCCACGAGGAAATTGGGAAAACACCCGATTTAAGGGATGGTGATGCACCGCTTATTCAAATTATTGATGATGATATTTCCCTGCTTATCTTCCTTAAAGATAAATTAGAAAGCAAAGGCTGGATGGTTATTGCCAACACGACAGCAGAAAAAGCGATAGAGCAATACTATAATATGCATCCTGATTGCATCATTATTGATATTAACCTGCCTGAGCAATCTGGCTTTGAGGTGCTTAGTGTTATCCAAAAACATACAAATAGAGCATTTATTCCGAAAATAATGTGCAGTATTAAAACAGACAGAGATTCAAGAATTGCAGCATACAAAAAGGGTGCGGATGATTTTATTGAGAAGCCGATTGATGTCGAGGAGTTTTTAATACGAGTGGAACGGCATTTAGAAAGAAAGAAAATATTCGACCAATCTGTGTTAATTGACGAATTGACACAAGTGTATAATCGTAAATTTCTTAAGGATTCTTACAGTAGGTTTATCAGTGATATGGCGAGGCTTAATGCTAACGGAACAATTGCTGTTTTAGACATTGATTATTTTAAGCGCGTTAATGATACATATGGGCATATTGTTGGTGACAAGGTGCTGATGGAATTCGCTCAGTTCTTGAAAAAAAGTATTAGAAGTACAGATACACTGTTCCGTTATGGTGGAGAAGAATTTGTCATTCTGTTCCAGAGGGCGACAGAAACAGAAATAAAAGAAGTTTTGGAGCGCATGCTTGAAGAGTTCTCACAAATAGACTTTAAAGACGGTGAACAAACCTTCCGACTTACATTTTCAGCCGGAATTTATCGAATTGAAAACAAAGAAATAGGCTTGCAGTCAGCAATAAAAACCGCAGACGAAGCTTTGTATTTGGCGAAGGAAAGTGGCAGAGCGAGGGTGGAAACAGCCAACAAGCTTAAGATATCAAAAGCCACAAAGCAATTGAATGTTTCAATTGTGGATGATGACGCACTTATCCGCTCGATCTTAATCAATATTTTCAGCTCCTTAGAATTTGATAATATCAGTCTTGACGTGAAAGCCTATGAAGATGGTATGCAATTCCTTGATTCTAACAGGCTGACTCAAAATGGAGTTCACTTCTTAATTTTGGATGGAATTATGCCTGTCATGGACGGTCTTGAAATTTTACAAATAGTGAAGAAGTCTCAGTATCGCAATAATGTTCATGTACTCATGCTTACTGGTAGAAAAAGTGAAAATGATATTGCGGAAGCATTGAAGCTTGGAGCGGATGATTACGTGACAAAGCCTTTTAGTTTGACAGAACTGCAGGCAAGAATCGTCCGTCTCATTAAAAGGATGGTTTAA